One window from the genome of Elephas maximus indicus isolate mEleMax1 chromosome 8, mEleMax1 primary haplotype, whole genome shotgun sequence encodes:
- the HYCC1 gene encoding hyccin isoform X1: MFTSEKGVVEEWLSEFKTLPETSLSNYATNLKDKSALVSSLYKVIQEPQSELLEPVCHQLFEFYRSGEEELLRFTLQFLPELTWCYLAVSASRNLHSSGCVEALLLGVYNLEIVDKEGHSRVLSFTIPSLSKPSVYHEPSTIGSMALTESALSQHGLSRVVYSGPHPQREMLTAQNRFEVLTFLLLCYNAALTYMPSVSLQSLCQIYSRICVCGYPRQQVRKYKGLSSRIPVSSEFMVQMLTGVYFAFYNGEWDLAQKALDDIIYRAQLELYPEPLLVANAIKSSLPHGAMKSSKEGTRCIQVEITPTSSRISRNAVTSMSIRGHRWKRHGNTDLTGQEELMDISEVDEGFYSRAASSTSQSGLSNSSQNSSNKTSVGKNQRRSGGSKTGGKEKETTGESCKDHFARKQTQRAQSENLELLSLKRLTLTTSQSLPKPSSHGLAKTATTVFSKSFEQVSGVTVPHNPSHAVGCGTGTDANRFSACSLQEDKLIYISERTELPMKHPSGQQRPPSISITLSTD; encoded by the exons ATGTTCACTTCAGAAAAAGGAGTTGTGGAGGAATGGTTGTCAGAGTTTAAG acACTACCAGAAACATCTCTGTCAAATTATGCTACAAATTTGAAAGATAAGAGTGCTTTGGTTTCATCTCTATATAAAGTTATCCAGGAGCCACAAAGTGAG TTGCTAGAACCTGTCTGTCACCAACTCTTTGAATTCTACCGCAGTGGAGAGGAAGAGTTGCTTCGATTCACACTGCAGTTTCTCCCAGAACTGACTTGGTGCTACCTTGCAGTCTCAGCCAGCCGAAATCTGCATAGCAGTGGATGCGTTGAAGCCCTTCTTCTAGGGGTTTACAATTTG GAAATAGTTGACAAAGAGGGACATAGCAGAGTATTAAGTTTTACGATTCCATCTTTATCCAAACCATCTGTATATCATGAA CCTTCCACCATTGGTTCTATGGCTCTGACTGAAAGTGCACTATCCCAGCATGGTTTGTCAAGAGTCGTGTACAGTGGACCTCATCCTCAAAGGGAGATGCTAACAGCCCAGAACAG GTTTGAAGTGTTGACATTCCTTTTGTTGTGTTACAATGCTGCTTTAACCTATATGCCCAGTGTCTCTCTTCAATcactgtgtcaaatttattcaag AATCTGTGTTTGTGGATATCCTCGACAACAAGTAAGAAAATATAAAGGTTTAAGTAGCAGGATACCAGTTTCTTCAGAATTCATGGTGCAAATGTTAACAGGGGTTTATTTTGCCTT TTACAATGGCGAATGGGATCTAGCTCAAAAAGCATTGGATGATATTATATACAGGGCCCAGCTGGAGTTATATCCAGAGCCATTGCTG gTTGCTAATGCAATAAAGTCTTCCTTGCCCCATGGTGCCATGAAGTCTAGTAAGGAGGGCACAAGGTGTATTCAAGTTGAAATTACACCAACTTCCTCTAGAATATCGAGAAATGCAGTAACCAGCATGTCTATAAGAGGTCATAGATGGAAAAGACATG GAAATACAGATTTAACAGGTCAAGAAGAACTGATGGACATATCTGAAGTTGACGAGGGATTTTATTCCAGGGCTGCGTCTAGTACCAGCCAGTCGGGTTTATCAAACAGTAGTCAAAATTCTAGTAACAAGACAAGTGTAGGGAAGAACCAGAGACGGTCAGGAGGAAgcaaaactggaggaaaagaaaaagaaactacagGGGAATCTTGCAAAGATCACTTTGCTCGAAAACAAACTCAGAGAGCCCAAAGTGAGAATCTTGAGCTTCTCTCTTTGAAGAGACTTACTTTAACAACCAGCCAATCCCTGCCTAAGCCTAGTAGCCATGGTTTGGCCAAGACTGCCACTACTGTGTTTAGTAAATCCTTTGAACAAGTCAGTGGTGTCACAGTCCCACATAACCCATCACATGCTGTTGGTTGTGGGACTGGGACAGATGCCAATAGATTCTCTGCCTGTAGTCTCCAAGAAGATAAGCTTATTTACatttctgaaagaactgaacttcCTATGAAGCATCCATCAGGTCAGCAGAGACCTCCTAGTATTAGCATTACTCTGTCAACAGATTAA
- the HYCC1 gene encoding hyccin isoform X2: MFTSEKGVVEEWLSEFKTLPETSLSNYATNLKDKSALVSSLYKVIQEPQSELLEPVCHQLFEFYRSGEEELLRFTLQFLPELTWCYLAVSASRNLHSSGCVEALLLGVYNLEIVDKEGHSRVLSFTIPSLSKPSVYHEPSTIGSMALTESALSQHGLSRVVYSGPHPQREMLTAQNRFEVLTFLLLCYNAALTYMPSVSLQSLCQIYSSYNGEWDLAQKALDDIIYRAQLELYPEPLLVANAIKSSLPHGAMKSSKEGTRCIQVEITPTSSRISRNAVTSMSIRGHRWKRHGNTDLTGQEELMDISEVDEGFYSRAASSTSQSGLSNSSQNSSNKTSVGKNQRRSGGSKTGGKEKETTGESCKDHFARKQTQRAQSENLELLSLKRLTLTTSQSLPKPSSHGLAKTATTVFSKSFEQVSGVTVPHNPSHAVGCGTGTDANRFSACSLQEDKLIYISERTELPMKHPSGQQRPPSISITLSTD; encoded by the exons ATGTTCACTTCAGAAAAAGGAGTTGTGGAGGAATGGTTGTCAGAGTTTAAG acACTACCAGAAACATCTCTGTCAAATTATGCTACAAATTTGAAAGATAAGAGTGCTTTGGTTTCATCTCTATATAAAGTTATCCAGGAGCCACAAAGTGAG TTGCTAGAACCTGTCTGTCACCAACTCTTTGAATTCTACCGCAGTGGAGAGGAAGAGTTGCTTCGATTCACACTGCAGTTTCTCCCAGAACTGACTTGGTGCTACCTTGCAGTCTCAGCCAGCCGAAATCTGCATAGCAGTGGATGCGTTGAAGCCCTTCTTCTAGGGGTTTACAATTTG GAAATAGTTGACAAAGAGGGACATAGCAGAGTATTAAGTTTTACGATTCCATCTTTATCCAAACCATCTGTATATCATGAA CCTTCCACCATTGGTTCTATGGCTCTGACTGAAAGTGCACTATCCCAGCATGGTTTGTCAAGAGTCGTGTACAGTGGACCTCATCCTCAAAGGGAGATGCTAACAGCCCAGAACAG GTTTGAAGTGTTGACATTCCTTTTGTTGTGTTACAATGCTGCTTTAACCTATATGCCCAGTGTCTCTCTTCAATcactgtgtcaaatttattcaag TTACAATGGCGAATGGGATCTAGCTCAAAAAGCATTGGATGATATTATATACAGGGCCCAGCTGGAGTTATATCCAGAGCCATTGCTG gTTGCTAATGCAATAAAGTCTTCCTTGCCCCATGGTGCCATGAAGTCTAGTAAGGAGGGCACAAGGTGTATTCAAGTTGAAATTACACCAACTTCCTCTAGAATATCGAGAAATGCAGTAACCAGCATGTCTATAAGAGGTCATAGATGGAAAAGACATG GAAATACAGATTTAACAGGTCAAGAAGAACTGATGGACATATCTGAAGTTGACGAGGGATTTTATTCCAGGGCTGCGTCTAGTACCAGCCAGTCGGGTTTATCAAACAGTAGTCAAAATTCTAGTAACAAGACAAGTGTAGGGAAGAACCAGAGACGGTCAGGAGGAAgcaaaactggaggaaaagaaaaagaaactacagGGGAATCTTGCAAAGATCACTTTGCTCGAAAACAAACTCAGAGAGCCCAAAGTGAGAATCTTGAGCTTCTCTCTTTGAAGAGACTTACTTTAACAACCAGCCAATCCCTGCCTAAGCCTAGTAGCCATGGTTTGGCCAAGACTGCCACTACTGTGTTTAGTAAATCCTTTGAACAAGTCAGTGGTGTCACAGTCCCACATAACCCATCACATGCTGTTGGTTGTGGGACTGGGACAGATGCCAATAGATTCTCTGCCTGTAGTCTCCAAGAAGATAAGCTTATTTACatttctgaaagaactgaacttcCTATGAAGCATCCATCAGGTCAGCAGAGACCTCCTAGTATTAGCATTACTCTGTCAACAGATTAA
- the HYCC1 gene encoding hyccin isoform X3: MFTSEKGVVEEWLSEFKTLPETSLSNYATNLKDKSALVSSLYKVIQEPQSELLEPVCHQLFEFYRSGEEELLRFTLQFLPELTWCYLAVSASRNLHSSGCVEALLLGVYNLEIVDKEGHSRVLSFTIPSLSKPSVYHEPSTIGSMALTESALSQHGLSRVVYSGPHPQREMLTAQNRFEVLTFLLLCYNAALTYMPSVSLQSLCQIYSRICVCGYPRQQVRKYKGLSSRIPVSSEFMVQMLTGVYFAFYNGEWDLAQKALDDIIYRAQLELYPEPLLVANAIKSSLPHGAMKSSKEGTRCIQVEITPTSSRISRNAVTSMSIRGHRWKRHEQPDNNNDTTELGNLVIPEISVTSVAGERTGNGEKGRTLGEIDAQHIQGVQETATDPRTESRGLPEIRRQKSVRKIMEDGINSPGRVQF; encoded by the exons ATGTTCACTTCAGAAAAAGGAGTTGTGGAGGAATGGTTGTCAGAGTTTAAG acACTACCAGAAACATCTCTGTCAAATTATGCTACAAATTTGAAAGATAAGAGTGCTTTGGTTTCATCTCTATATAAAGTTATCCAGGAGCCACAAAGTGAG TTGCTAGAACCTGTCTGTCACCAACTCTTTGAATTCTACCGCAGTGGAGAGGAAGAGTTGCTTCGATTCACACTGCAGTTTCTCCCAGAACTGACTTGGTGCTACCTTGCAGTCTCAGCCAGCCGAAATCTGCATAGCAGTGGATGCGTTGAAGCCCTTCTTCTAGGGGTTTACAATTTG GAAATAGTTGACAAAGAGGGACATAGCAGAGTATTAAGTTTTACGATTCCATCTTTATCCAAACCATCTGTATATCATGAA CCTTCCACCATTGGTTCTATGGCTCTGACTGAAAGTGCACTATCCCAGCATGGTTTGTCAAGAGTCGTGTACAGTGGACCTCATCCTCAAAGGGAGATGCTAACAGCCCAGAACAG GTTTGAAGTGTTGACATTCCTTTTGTTGTGTTACAATGCTGCTTTAACCTATATGCCCAGTGTCTCTCTTCAATcactgtgtcaaatttattcaag AATCTGTGTTTGTGGATATCCTCGACAACAAGTAAGAAAATATAAAGGTTTAAGTAGCAGGATACCAGTTTCTTCAGAATTCATGGTGCAAATGTTAACAGGGGTTTATTTTGCCTT TTACAATGGCGAATGGGATCTAGCTCAAAAAGCATTGGATGATATTATATACAGGGCCCAGCTGGAGTTATATCCAGAGCCATTGCTG gTTGCTAATGCAATAAAGTCTTCCTTGCCCCATGGTGCCATGAAGTCTAGTAAGGAGGGCACAAGGTGTATTCAAGTTGAAATTACACCAACTTCCTCTAGAATATCGAGAAATGCAGTAACCAGCATGTCTATAAGAGGTCATAGATGGAAAAGACATG AGCAACCTGACAACAATAATGATACTACTGAATTGGGCAACCTTGTCATTCCTGAGATTAGTGTCACAAGTGTGGCCGGAGAGAGAACCGGGAATGGGGAAAAAGGCAGAACACTAGGAGAGATTGATGCTCAGCATATACAGGGTGTGCAGGAAACAGCCACAGACCCTAGAACTGAGAGCAGAGGCTTGCCAGAGATCAGGAGGCAAAAGTCTGTAAGAAAAATCATGGAGGACGGAATAAACTCACCTGGCAGAGTGCAGTTTTAG